The Alteromonas macleodii ATCC 27126 genome segment GATGAAGTAGATGATCGCTTCTCTAACCTTTTAAATGGTCGCATTGCCAAACTGGAACTTCGTGGCAAGTCTGTAAAAGACGCCATAGAAATCTTAAAGAAAAATCCTGCGGTTAAAATCGCCGAGCCAAACTTCTTGTACCGCAAAGCCCTGGTACCTAACGATCCTTCTTATGGTGACCTATGGGGTTTGAATAACACCGGTCAAGCCGGCGGTACTGCAGATGTGGATATTGACGCACCAGAAGCATGGGATATAACAACCGGTGATAGCGATGTGGTCATCGGTGTTATCGATACGGGTGTTGACTACAATCATGAAGACCTTGCAGATAACGCATGGGTTAACCCAGGTGAAATTGCTGGAAACGGTATTGATGATGACGGCAACGGTTATATTGACGATGTTTACGGTATCGATGCCTTTAACGGCGATTCTGATCCTATGGACGACGATTCTCACGGTACGCATGTGGCCGGGACAATTGGCGCTGTGGGCGGAAACGGAATTGGCGTAGTCGGTGTAAACCATGACGTGTCAATCGCTGCATGTAAATTCTTAGGTCCTGACGGCGGTTCAACCGCTGGCGCTATTGAATGTATCGATTACTTCACCGACCTTAAAGAGAACCGCGGCATCAATATTAAAGCTACCAACAACAGCTGGGGTGGCGGCGGCTATAGTGAAGCGCTAGAAACTGCTATTGAAGAAGCTGGCCAAGCGGGTATTTTGTTTGTTGCTGCGGCAGGTAACTCTGGTTCAAACAACGACAACGTAGATAACTACCCGTCTAACTATGTCACTACAACAAACAGTCTGCTCGCAGTTGCTAGCCACACTCGTACTGACGGAGACAGCGGCTACTCATACGGTATTGAAACCGTAGACATCGCGGCGCCGGGTACAGCTATCCTATCTACAGTACCAGGTAACGGCTATGCGGCATACTCAGGCACGTCAATGGCAACGCCACATGTTGCGGGTGCAGCAGCACTTGTGTGGTCGCTAAACCCAGAACTTACGCCATCTGAAATGAAAGAGCTGTTAATGTCTACAGGTGAAACTAGCCTATGGGCTGATGGTCGCACCGTATCTGGCAACCGCCTAAATGTACTTAACGCACTTGAAGAAGCGGATCCAACTCCAGGTTTTAAACTGGGCATTACACCTGGTTCAGCTGAAATTGAAGCGGGTGAGACCTACACCTTCACTATTGAAGTTGGTTCAATTGCTGGCTACGAAGAAGAAGTACAGCTATCGCTTGCAGAGCCAAGTGATATCGCGTCTTTAAGTGCAAGCTCGGCAATGCCTGGCGATACGGTAACACTGACCGTAGAGACATCTGAAGATACGCCTTGGGGTCCATACAGCTTTACGGTGAACGGTGTAAGCGGTGATATTGAGAAATCTAAATCAGCGAATCTTTATGTTTACCCTCAAGGGCTAAACGAATTCCCTTACGCGTATTCTGGTGATGCTGTACCTACGTTACCGAATGAAGAAGATCCAGACGATGTCGGCGTGGACCTAGTGATTAACGTTCCTGACGACTTAACCGTATTCGGTATGCAGGCGTCGGTAAATATCACACACACCTATAGCGGAGATCTCGTACTATCACTGACCTCTCCTCAGGGTACGACCACCGTTCTTCGTCAGAATCAAGGTGGCGCTACAGATGATATCGTTGAGAGCTATAACTCTGATGCCTTTAACGGCGAAGTAGCAACAGGCGATTGGACCTTGAACGTGCTTGATACGTTCAACGGTGACAACGGCACTGTTAACACATGGAGCCTTGTAGTGACCGGTATTGGTGAAGTAGGCCCAACACCGCCTAACTCTGCGTTTACCTATGACGCTTCAGGATTATCAGTAAGCTTTACTAATAACAGTAACGACGTTAATGACGACATTGTCAGCTATAGCTGGGACTTTGGCGATGGCTCTACTTCAACGGAAGAGAACCCAACGCATGTTTACGCGAGCACTGGCGCCTATGACGTAACCCTTACGGTTACCGACTCTGAAGGCCAAACTGGCGTATCAACAGAAACCGTATCAGTTTCAGATAGCAACATTGTTGCCGAGATTGACCGCGCTATGCTGTCTCGATTCGGTTCGTTACGCGTAGATTTATCATATAGTGGCTCGATGGCCGATACTGTAATGATTTATCGCAACGGTGAGCTACTTGAAGAAGTAAGCAACACTGGACGTTATCGCGATAGAAGCAGAGGCGTTCAACCTGGTGAGTATACTTATATGGTTTGTGACGAAACCTCTGCATGCTCTGCACCAGTGTCTGTAAACCTTTAATGTAGTTTGCGTATCGCTGACGCGCTCTTCGTGACAGTTGGCGAATGATACGCTGAACAGTTAAGAGTTAAGCAATTGCCGGCCAAGGATAGGCCGGCTTTTTTTATTCTGAGAATTAAAGAGAGCACCAGTCTAAGCCATCGGCTTATTCACTATAAGCCAAATACAACGTACACTTGATGCATTAAGAGATAATAAGCATTTTTTCATGCACATACTCATTATTGACGATCACGAAATTGTAAGGGATGGCATTAAAACACTCATCGAGCAAGAGTATGGCTGGCATGTTTCTTACGCAGTAAGCTCTCTGGATGCTCTTCCCTCCTTCGCTACGTTAGACGATATTGACGTTGCCATTCTAGATATCTCGTTAGCACAGGAAAGTGGTTTCGACACACTAGTAAAAATCAAGAAAGACGCGCCGTTTATAAAGTGCTTAATGCTGAGCATGTATGATCATGTTGGCTATATCAGTAAAGCGCTTGAACTCGGCGCCGATGGCTACGTTACAAAGAATGCTGCCACCAAAGAGTTAATGGACGCGTTGGAAGCTCTAGAAAAAGACGAGAATTATCTAAGCACAGATATTAGTAAAAAGTTAGCTTTCGGTGATAAACAGCTAACCTCTATCCTTACTGAAAGGGAAAAGGAAATTTTCTTACTGTTAGCAAAAGGATTCCAGCCAAAACAGATTGCTTACTACATAGATACTGCCCCGAAAACAGTGATGGTTCACAGAACTAATATTTACAAGAAACTCAATGTAACCTCCCAATTTGGTTTACTTAGAATTGCGTTAGAAACTGGGTACCTCGACGTTTCTGACGTTATCTACGACGACACGCTAGTCAAAGCAAATTGATGAATTTAACGCGGTATTTCAACGTTACCTATTTACTAATGGGATTAGGTTATACCGCGCTATTTCACGGCGTGTGG includes the following:
- a CDS encoding S8 family serine peptidase, producing MKTKPFKTGLSALSLALLPLMVSSHAHAAKAEIFDDSVIVVYKENVSKAEKMRARSSVGARISDANRDEVDDRFSNLLNGRIAKLELRGKSVKDAIEILKKNPAVKIAEPNFLYRKALVPNDPSYGDLWGLNNTGQAGGTADVDIDAPEAWDITTGDSDVVIGVIDTGVDYNHEDLADNAWVNPGEIAGNGIDDDGNGYIDDVYGIDAFNGDSDPMDDDSHGTHVAGTIGAVGGNGIGVVGVNHDVSIAACKFLGPDGGSTAGAIECIDYFTDLKENRGINIKATNNSWGGGGYSEALETAIEEAGQAGILFVAAAGNSGSNNDNVDNYPSNYVTTTNSLLAVASHTRTDGDSGYSYGIETVDIAAPGTAILSTVPGNGYAAYSGTSMATPHVAGAAALVWSLNPELTPSEMKELLMSTGETSLWADGRTVSGNRLNVLNALEEADPTPGFKLGITPGSAEIEAGETYTFTIEVGSIAGYEEEVQLSLAEPSDIASLSASSAMPGDTVTLTVETSEDTPWGPYSFTVNGVSGDIEKSKSANLYVYPQGLNEFPYAYSGDAVPTLPNEEDPDDVGVDLVINVPDDLTVFGMQASVNITHTYSGDLVLSLTSPQGTTTVLRQNQGGATDDIVESYNSDAFNGEVATGDWTLNVLDTFNGDNGTVNTWSLVVTGIGEVGPTPPNSAFTYDASGLSVSFTNNSNDVNDDIVSYSWDFGDGSTSTEENPTHVYASTGAYDVTLTVTDSEGQTGVSTETVSVSDSNIVAEIDRAMLSRFGSLRVDLSYSGSMADTVMIYRNGELLEEVSNTGRYRDRSRGVQPGEYTYMVCDETSACSAPVSVNL
- a CDS encoding response regulator transcription factor, yielding MHILIIDDHEIVRDGIKTLIEQEYGWHVSYAVSSLDALPSFATLDDIDVAILDISLAQESGFDTLVKIKKDAPFIKCLMLSMYDHVGYISKALELGADGYVTKNAATKELMDALEALEKDENYLSTDISKKLAFGDKQLTSILTEREKEIFLLLAKGFQPKQIAYYIDTAPKTVMVHRTNIYKKLNVTSQFGLLRIALETGYLDVSDVIYDDTLVKAN